DNA from Gambusia affinis linkage group LG06, SWU_Gaff_1.0, whole genome shotgun sequence:
TCTGTAAATGTCACATAAATGACAGTCACATTTTCTGAATCCCAACGGAGAAACCTACGTTTTGATGTATAATATATGCAGAAGAAGTGAAATATGAGCAATTTGTTTGGGAACCCTCAGCATTCTAAAAGCTTAATTGCTTAGCGACCAAAGCAAccaatgtttatttgtttattttttgaaaaactgaTCATAATGTGAGCAAAAGCTTGGAGACAAATTGTATTAAATCTGTAAAAGATATGAAAAAGCTTAAATAGTTGAAGAacataaattttaaagtttgtttctaaCTGAGAGTACGTGGAGGTAGTTAGCTGTGAAAGAGCGCAAAGATTTTAGCagaattttttcttaaattatgaGATGTTCCATTTGTTTCAATGGGGCGCAAGATGATCacaaaaaactgattatttcaTAAACCTCTGAAgatatcaaaatcaaaatacatAGCTGTTGTCCCTTATCATGCTAAATTAATGAATGCAAAAGAAAAGGGagaataattaaagaaaaatgttccagTCAATGACAATGGCATTGTTTCAACCattgtgtattttaatgtattgcTGACATATTTTGTGATATTAATGGTCCCTTcgaaaataaatgaaagctgCTGAATAGTTTGGAAAATAGATCAAGGCTGCACAGAGAACTGCCTGCCACagtatttaaaactttttaaggtAGGAATGTGGGCTCTGTGGAAAATACCTTTAATACCTACCTTCTGAAATAACCTCTGGATAGAAGGTTATTTCAGAAggtaatttaagaaaataaaataaaatctaattggactgtaaattttaatttattgaaaatgactgTAACAATCAAGAACATTTCTAACATAAAAGCTAAAACTtaactgaaaactaaaatagGCTATATCTCAAAATTGAGAAGCGCTGATCCGTGCATGTGCTGTGCATTTTACgtgttattttctgaaacacatATGCATTGTACTAGGGgttgttttcactgttttctgcTTAAAGTACCAGGGGTGGAAATTAGCACCCGCCACCGGCCAAATGCAGGTAAAAGTATGAAGTGGCGTGTAAATTGGAGCAACTCACCCGCCACTGTGGCGGGTTgacaatttgaacagaaaaaaaagaaaagctgcattaAGTTTGAACTTCTGTCCAGGGGAGGACTGACCGTCTGGACAGGTGACTGACTGTTACATTTACTATCCATATCTGGCGGCCCTACGCTGtcataatttaacacaaaaaagtaTATTCAATATCATTTTTATCGACCGCGACAGCacattggttgattttattgacgGACATTAGGCTTATCCAATGAAATCCATCGGTTCTCCTTGACCCGCCCCTCCCCTCTAAGGTTATAAATAGAGTCATTTCAGCTAACGGTTAGCTGCTAACCAGAGTCAGAGAAAAGTGAGATTTTACGAGACGGGGCGGGTCAGAAAAACTACTAAAGCTGAAAAGCTCATAAGaccattcagaaaaatgtgtcaaagtaACCAATATGTTAATTACCACACAAACTTTAACCGCTGGAGGAGATTCAGTAGCGGAGAATGAGGGAGAATTAGCGATTCAGGAACTTTATCATAGGCGGAGGAGGATGATTATGAGAGAGACCAGGGACAGATTgaggaagagttcagattagctgctgctgcccgGTAAGGagtgaaaatgttcttaaagaaaaagttttatgcAGGCCGGAGGGTAGGTGTGTGAGTCCGGGAGGGGGAAACCAACACTAAGCTCCAGGCAGTCAGAAAAAGTGGAATAATACAGGAATAATGACGGCCCGCGGAATTAATAATGAACACGTTCTGAAATCTTACAAAGTGCATGCTGAAGGAAAATGCTGAAGAGTTTAAGATATCTATAAGATGCTCTTAAAACAGGAACAGTCACTGCTTCATACAGTGATTCCACTGATAATAGAATTTAATGAATGTTTGAACACAAAAATAGATGAGGGAGAAattcaaagatattttatttatttttcaaacatcaagacagtaattttttttccccgcaAAGTGaacatcaaaaacaatcaacaaCATTGCATTCAGAACTAAATACATGGACATTTAAAGAGagtatgacattttttttaaattgtggttTCAATGTGTAATTCTGATAAGATCTAATTAGCAACTTTGTAAGATTAAATGTTATCTAGTTACCAGGTACTGTCACAATATTAACTCTATGCCAATGTTAGTTTTTGTTCATCAAATATTTCTTAGTGTTCTTTTCTGgttgaaacaaaatgatgaaacactttGGAGCAAATATACACAGTATCAGTCCAAAACTGGAGGCCAGAATAGCAAATATCTCCACAGCCACAGTAAATTTCCCAGGAGAGCTGACATAAGCTGGGATGAAGGTGATCCAGACTGCACAGAATATCAACATGCTGAAGGTTATCATCTTGGCTTCGTTGAAATTATCAGGTAGTTTCCGAGCTAGAACAgctaacacaaagcaaaacacagccAGCAGGCCGATGTAGCCGAGCACAGCCCAGAAACCAACAGCAGAGCCTAACGCACATTCCAGGATGATCTTCTCCTTGTAGGTGGTCAGATTTTTCACTGGGAAGGGAGGACTCACAACCAACCAAATGATACATATTATAacctgaataaatgtaaaagataCTACAGTCATTCTTTGCTGTGGAGGACCAAACCATTTCATAGCATTACTACCAGGAAGTGTAGCTTTAAAGGCCATTAGAACCACTATAGTTTTGCCAAGAACACAGGAGATACAGAGAACAAATATGATGCCAAAAGCTGTGTGCCGCAGCATGCAGGACCACTCAGAGGGGGCTCCAATGAAAGTTAATGAACATAAGAAACACAGAGTcagagagaagagcagcaggaagctcagcTCAGAGTTGTTGGCTCTGACAATTGGAGTTGTTCTGTGATGGAAGAAAATCACTGCTGTTATGACAGTGAGTACGGCTCcaccaacagaaaatacagtcaGGATGATTGACAGGACTTCATCAAATGAAAGGAACTCCACAGGTTTGGGCAAACAAGCATCTTTCTTTGAATTAGGCCAGAACTCCCTGAGACACGGGAAGCAATCAGGAGAATCTAAAAAAATTGATCACAAACAGTTgttaacaattaaaaacaactaaaacagtATTTGGTGTTGCAAGTATGTCTGAAAAATATATGATATGACCTGTCATATTACTGATCTCTCCTTCAGGACATGGTATACAGTCATAGCAGCAGAttggttttcctttctgcaacaCTTTACGAGTTCCTGGAGGACAACTCTCTGAACAAACTGACACTGGAACCTGTAAGGAAATCATATGACCACAATTTGAAACATTATAGTTTTGAAACACTTCCCAAAGGTTATATCtgttcattatttttcctttagctTATTACTTCAGTGCTGCCATCCAACCATGTGATATTCTGGTCAATGTTAAACTGCTGGCCCTTAGGCAGTGATGCGTCATAGTATCCCACTTTAGCCAGCTTGGTAACTCCATTTACACTTTTTTGCCAGTTGACCAGTTCATAAAAAGCTACAGGATCACCGTTAGGGTCAAATGACACATGGTAGCCATTTCTGGAAAAGTTGACTTTCTTCAGCTCTGAAAAAACCTAGAAAAGCAGGGCATACTTTAGGCAATCAAtgaaatttaacatttgaagtttattggaaaaattacaagtaactaaaaatattcattgttaaataaactgttcatatatactgagaaaaaaacagttttcaaactgACCTGTTTCGACTcaagtttgatgtttttttgacatttagtgGTGATGTTTGTTTCATGACAAACTGCATTGTGAATGGCATGTGCTATTGAATAAACAGCCTTGTACACCATGTTACTGATTCTTAACTGAGACGTTTCGGTGTACGGGCTTGAGAGTTTTTGAATGTCTTCTGTCCCGTCACACTCTTTGTTTCCTTGATCAGAACCTAAAGacataagaagaaaaatgctaaatttgtgaaaaaacaaaatatgaaatgaaaaatgtttcccggacccggcgaaatttgccgcatgtcttcccccctctctctccctgtttcctgtcagcctactgtcatataagggacactagagcccacaaaaagaccccctggagggggaaaaaaaatcattatttaccaaatgacacttcatgaaaatagtcataaacattcataaaggcTTCTTCATGTTCATGAGAGGTTGTCATGTTGTATTTAAGACAGTGTCATGCCAGCCTTATGCTCACCCCTTTAAATAAAGTGTCAAGCTCATTGGAAGAAATCCCAGACAGGGATAAGAATTAAACGGAATTGCAAAGGAAAGGCAATGGCCAGGTTAAATGCTTAGAGCGTTGTGGTTACAACTGAAGAAATCACCTTACTGCCCTCTCAAGGGCAAAAATGTCTCACTTGTTGTCAGGCTGCAGTTGAATGCATCCTCCCAGAACTCAGTCAGCAGTGGGGAGGCAGCCACTTCAGAGGGAGAGAGATCCAGGAGGAAATCTCTCAGACCTGGGATGACAGACTTCTGAATGGCAACTCCGATGGCTCCTGCACAGAAACTGAAGCTCATCAAATGTGGGTCGGTGACCCAGCCCTCACTCCCGATCCACtggcgaggaggaggagggtccAGAGCCAGCTCTTCCAATAATGCCCTCATATCACCAGAGGCCGTGAATGCCACAACAACGATTGCAGTTGACCTGGAATGATATTTTACTCTGATGTAAACTAGCACACATCACACTTTACACATGTTTTTGTTGATCGTTTTTGAGGCAAGCAAATAGGCACagtattaataaataatgaagtatGTCTGAAGAggatttatttatcaaaattattcatgtaCATACCGACGGATAACATCTGCAACTCTTTGGATTTTGCTCCGCGGGTCAGTCCGAAAGTAGGATTCAATGTACTCCACGCAGATCCCCTCTCTAAGTGCCGCATGAAGAAAAGAGGCCATGCCGTTGATTCCGTAATCTGAGTCTGAATGGACGGCACCGATCCACGTCCATCCAAAGTGTTTCACCAGTTTGGCC
Protein-coding regions in this window:
- the LOC122832503 gene encoding extracellular calcium-sensing receptor-like gives rise to the protein MIYDYTTKPGPPRCTGSFNARDLRFSRTMIYAIEEINNSTELLPELKLGYQIFDSCASVPMAVHVAFQLANGQDSVFYEGSNCSQSGVVMGAVGDSGSTPSIGMLRIIGSFGIPLVSHFATCACLSDKHEYPTFFRTIPSDHYQADALAKLVKHFGWTWIGAVHSDSDYGINGMASFLHAALREGICVEYIESYFRTDPRSKIQRVADVIRRSTAIVVVAFTASGDMRALLEELALDPPPPRQWIGSEGWVTDPHLMSFSFCAGAIGVAIQKSVIPGLRDFLLDLSPSEVAASPLLTEFWEDAFNCSLTTSSDQGNKECDGTEDIQKLSSPYTETSQLRISNMVYKAVYSIAHAIHNAVCHETNITTKCQKNIKLESKQVFSELKKVNFSRNGYHVSFDPNGDPVAFYELVNWQKSVNGVTKLAKVGYYDASLPKGQQFNIDQNITWLDGSTEVPVSVCSESCPPGTRKVLQKGKPICCYDCIPCPEGEISNMTDSPDCFPCLREFWPNSKKDACLPKPVEFLSFDEVLSIILTVFSVGGAVLTVITAVIFFHHRTTPIVRANNSELSFLLLFSLTLCFLCSLTFIGAPSEWSCMLRHTAFGIIFVLCISCVLGKTIVVLMAFKATLPGSNAMKWFGPPQQRMTVVSFTFIQVIICIIWLVVSPPFPVKNLTTYKEKIILECALGSAVGFWAVLGYIGLLAVFCFVLAVLARKLPDNFNEAKMITFSMLIFCAVWITFIPAYVSSPGKFTVAVEIFAILASSFGLILCIFAPKCFIILFQPEKNTKKYLMNKN